A genome region from Hevea brasiliensis isolate MT/VB/25A 57/8 chromosome 9, ASM3005281v1, whole genome shotgun sequence includes the following:
- the LOC110639730 gene encoding transcription factor MYC2-like produces the protein MEEITSPSSTSSFMSFCQDTCPPLQQRLQFILQSRPEWWVYAIFWQASKDATGRLVLSWGDGHFRGTKEFAAKACNKLNQPKFGFNLERKMINKESPTIFGDDMDMDRLADVEVIDYEWFYTVSVTRSFAVEDGILGRAFGSGAFIWLTGNHELQMFGCERVKEARMHGIQTLACISTTCGVVELGSSNTIDKDWSLVQLCKSLFEGDSACLVSKEPSHDSQLHILNTSFLDISMFSASQKETSTEKQIEGDKKKDVTGQGRSSSDSARSDSDGNFAAGNTDRFKKRGRKQLNGKELPLNHVEAERQRRERLNHRFYALRSVVPNVSKMDKASLLADAVTYIKELKAKVDELESKLQAVSKKSKSTNVADNQSTDSMIDHIRASSIYKTKAMELEVKIVGSEAMIRFLSPDVNYPAARLMDVLREIEFKVHHASMSSIKEMVLQDVVARVPDGLTNEDVVRSAILQRMQN, from the coding sequence ATGGAGGAGATCACGTCCCCATCTTCTACATCCTCCTTTATGTCGTTCTGTCAAGACACCTGTCCCCCACTCCAACAACGCCTCCAGTTCATCCTCCAAAGCCGACCTGAATGGTGGGTCTATGCCATCTTCTGGCAAGCTTCCAAGGATGCCACTGGCCGCCTTGTTTTATCGTGGGGTGATGGTCATTTCCGTGGAACCAAAGAATTTGCAGCCAAAGCTTGCAATAAGCTGAACCAACCCAAATTCGGGTTCAAtcttgaaagaaagatgattaacAAAGAGTCCCCAACTATTTTTGGTGATGATATGGATATGGACAGATTGGCAGACGTGGAAGTTATTGACTACGAATGGTTTTATACAGTTTCAGTAACACGATCATTCGCTGTTGAGGATGGAATTCTTGGCAGGGCTTTTGGATCCGGAGCTTTTATTTGGTTGACGGGTAACCATGAGTTACAGATGTTCGGGTGTGAAAGAGTTAAAGAGGCTCGTATGCATGGGATACAGACATTGGCCTGTATTTCAACcacttgtggagttgttgaattgGGCTCCTCGAATACAATCGATAAAGATTGGAGCCTAGTGCAACTCTGCAAATCACTCTTCGAGGGAGACTCAGCCTGTTTGGTTTCAAAGGAGCCAAGCCATGATTCTCAGCTTCATATTCTTAATACTTCATTCCTTGATATTAGTATGTTTTCAGCCTCTCAAAAGGAAACCTCCACGGAGAAGCAAATTGAAGGCGACAAAAAGAAGGATGTCACTGGTCAAGGTCGCTCATCATCTGACTCGGCGCGTTCTGATTCTGATGGCAATTTTGCTGCTGGAAATACTGATCGGTTcaagaaaagaggaagaaagcAACTAAACGGCAAGGAATTGCCACTGAACCATGTTGAAGCGGAGAGGCAGCGCAGAGAGAGGCTGAATCATCGATTCTATGCTCTCCGATCTGTAGTTCCTAATGTATCAAAGATGGATAAAGCATCTCTACTAGCAGATGCAGTTACTTACATCAAGGAACTCAAGGCCAAAGTTGATGAATTGGAGTCCAAACTACAAGCAGTATCCAAGAAATCCAAGAGTACAAACGTCGCTGACAATCAAAGCACCGATTCCATGATTGATCACATCAGAGCTTCTTCAATTTACAAAACCAAGGCAATGGAATTGGAAGTGAAAATTGTAGGGTCAGAAGCCATGATAAGATTCCTCTCCCCAGATGTTAATTACCCAGCTGCAAGGTTGATGGATGTGCTTAGAGAAATAGAGTTCAAAGTTCATCACGCAAGCATGTCAAGCATCAAGGAGATGGTGCTTCAAGATGTTGTGGCTAGAGTTCCAGATGGACTCACAAATGAAGATGTTGTGAGAAGTGCTATTCTTCAAAGGATGCAGAACTAA